The following are encoded together in the Drosophila biarmipes strain raj3 chromosome 3L, RU_DBia_V1.1, whole genome shotgun sequence genome:
- the LOC108035278 gene encoding probable chitinase 10 has product MFPPRLLRIAFVICLLIVLLSPSTDSAQTKTRRRLRRPTTSVSSSRSNLIESKKSTETPEAEKRIDQITSATTTSVRRTRLRSKAKLGAAAAGGAAAAVGGTALVASGSSLKGKKTKVDDGTPKIVCYYTNWAQYRPKIGKFVPEDIPADLCTHIIFAFASLKKNKLTSYESNDETKDTVPGLYERIMTLKKANPKLKILLALGGWSFGTQKFKDMSSTRYTRQTFVYSAIPFLRKRGFDGLDMDWEYPKGSDDKKNFVLLLKELREAFEAEAQELKKPRLLLSAAVPVGPDNIRGGYDVPAIASYLDFINLMAYDFHGKWERETGHNAPLYAPSTDSEWRKQLSVDNAASLWVKMGAPKEKLVIGMPTYGRSFTLANTDKHGPNSPATGGGREGVYTKEGGFLAYYEICEMLLNGAVYVWDDEMKVPYLVDGDQWVGFDDERAIRNKMHWIKSNGFGGAMVWTIDMDDFKGEVCGGNVKYPLIGAMREELLGISRGKEAKDVNWTAIAATFEDIEEKPEPIKISVDEILNKVRKPQAQKKQRIKSGQHAVDTNTRPAQVFCYLTSWSAKRPGAGKFQPENIDPKLCTHIVYAFATLQEYKLTEATDDDPENYESVIALRDANPDLQILLAIGGWAFGSTPFKELTSNVFRMNQFVYEAIDFLRDYKFNGLDVDWEYPRGAEDRVAYVSLLKELRVAFEGEAKSSGLPRLLLTAAVPASFEAIAAGYDVPEISKYLDFINVMTYDFHGQWERTVGHNSPLFALESATGYQKKLTVDYSAREWVKQGAPKEKLLIGMPTYGRSFELVNDTQFDIGSPSSGGGKAGKFTNEAGFLSYYEVCSFLAADNTTLVWDSEQQVPFAYRGNQWVGFDDERSLKTKTEWLKEQGFGGIMVWSIDMDDFSGRCGSGKYPLLTALSDELKGYKVELEYDGPYESHGPRGAYTTKDPHDVTCAEEDGHISYHKDWADCTHYYMCEGERKHHMPCPANLVFNPQENVCDWPENVEGCHTPTEAPA; this is encoded by the exons ATG TTTCCACCGCGGTTGCTGCGAATCGCATTTGTGATATGCCTGCTGATTGTCTTGCTCTCGCCCTCCACAGACAGTGCACAGA CCAAGACACGTCGGCGCCTGAGACGCCCCACAACATCGGTCAGCTCCTCGAGGAGCAACCTGATCGAGTCCAAGAAGTCCACCGAGACTCCGGAGGCGGAGAAGCGTATTGACCAGATCACCtcggccaccaccaccagtgTGCGTCGAACCCGGCTCCGCTCCAAGGCGAAACTgggagcagctgcagccggCGGAGCTGCGGCGGCTGTTGGCGGAACTGCCCTGGTGGCCAGCGGATCCTCGCTGAAGGGCAAGAAGACCAAGGTGGACGATGGAACGCCCAAGATCGTGTGCTACTACACCAACTGGGCGCAGTACCGCCCCAAGATTGGCAAGTTCGTGCCCGAGGATATTCCTGCCGATCTCTGCACCCACATTATCTTCGCCTTCGCCTCGCTCAAGAAGAACAAGCTGACCTCCTATGAGTCCAACGATGAGACCAAGGATACCGTGCCTGGACTGTACGAGCGCATTATGACTCTGAAGAAGGCCAATCCCAAACTGAAG ATCCTTCTTGCTCTTGGAGGCTGGTCCTTCGGCACCCAGAAGTTCAAGGACATGTCCTCCACACGATACACCCGTCAGACCTTTGTCTACTCGGCCATTCCCTTCCTGCGCAAGCGCGGCTTCGATGGTCTCGACATGGATTGGGAGTACCCCAAGGGCTCCGACGACAAGAAGAACTTCGTCCTGCTGCTGAAGGAGCTGCGCGAGGCCTTCGAGGCTGAGGCCCAGGAACTGAAGAAGCCCCGTCTCCTGCTCTCCGCCGCCGTGCCCGTGGGTCCCGACAATATCCGTGGTGGATACGATGTCCCTGCCATTGCCAGTTATCTGGACTTCATCAACCTGATGGCCTACGATTTCCATGGCAAGTGGGAGCGTGAGACGGGACACAATGCCCCACTGTATGCTCCGTCCACCGATTCCGAGTGGCGCAAACAGTTGTCCGTCGACAATGCCGCCAGTCTGTGGGTTAAGATGGGAGCGCCAAAGGAAAAGCTGGTCATTGGAATGCCCACCTATGGCCGTTCCTTCACCCTGGCCAATACGGATAAGCATGGCCCCAACTCCCCCGCCACGGGCGGTGGTCGCGAGGGTGTCTACACCAAGGAGGGCGGCTTCCTGGCCTACTATGAGATTTGCGAAATGCTGCTGAATGGCGCGGTCTATGTGTGGGACGATGAGATGAAGGTGCCCTACCTGGTCGACGGAGATCAGTGGGTGGGATTCGATGACGAGCGGGCCATCAGGAACAAGATGCACTGGATCAAGTCGAATGGCTTCGGAGGTGCCATGGTCTGGACCATCGACATGGACGACTTCAAGGGAGAGGTGTGCGGTGGAAATGTGAAGTACCCCCTGATTGGGGCCATGCGGGAGGAGCTCTTGGGCATCTCGCGAGGCAAGGAGGCCAAGGATGTCAACTGGACTGCCATTGCTGCTACCTTCGAGGATATCGAAGAG AAACCAGAACCCATCAAGATCTCTGTGGATGAGATTCTCAACAAGGTGCGCAAGCCGCAGGCGCAGAAGAAGCAGCGCATCAAGTCTGGACAACACGCTGTCGATACAAACA CTCGTCCCGCCCAGGTGTTCTGTTACCTGACCAGCTGGTCGGCCAAGCGACCTGGAGCCGGCAAGTTCCAGCCGGAGAACATCGATCCCAAGCTGTGCACCCACATCGTCTATGCCTTTGCCACCCTGCAGGAATACAAGCTGACCGAGGCCACCGACGATGATCCGGAGAACTATGAGAGTGTGATCGCTCTGCGCGATGCCAATCCCGACTTGCAGATCCTGCTGGCCATCGGCGGCTGGGCCTTCGGCTCCACGCCCTTCAAAGAGCTTACCTCGAATGTGTTCCGCATGAACCAGTTTGTCTACGAGGCCATCGATTTCCTGCGCGACTATAAGTTCAACGGCTTGGATGTGGACTGGGAGTATCCCCGTGGAGCCGAGGATCGTGTGGCCTATGTCAGTCTGCTGAAGGAACTGCGAGTGGCTTTCGAGGGTGAGGCCAAGTCCTCCGGACTGCCCCGTCTCCTGCTCACCGCCGCCGTGCCCGCCTCCTTCGAGGCCATCGCCGCTGGCTATGATGTGCCCGAGATCTCCAAGTACCTGGACTTCATCAACGTGATGACCTACGACTTCCACGGTCAGTGGGAGCGCACAGTGGGCCACAATTCGCCGCTGTTTGCCCTGGAATCGGCCACTGGCTACCAGAAGAAACTCACGGTTGACTACAGTGCCCGGGAGTGGGTGAAGCAGGGCGCTCCCAAGGAGAAGCTGCTCATCGGCATGCCCACCTACGGACGCAGCTTCGAGCTGGTCAACGACACGCAATTCGATATTGGATCCCCCTCGTCCGGCGGTGGCAAGGCGGGCAAGTTCACCAACGAGGCTGGATTCCTCAGCTACTACGAGGTCTGCTCCTTCCTGGCGGCTGACAACACCACCCTTGTGTGGGACTCGGAGCAGCAGGTGCCCTTCGCCTACCGCGGCAACCAGTGGGTGGGCTTCGATGATGAGCGTTCCCTCAAGACCAAG ACCGAGTGGCTGAAGGAGCAGGGATTCGGAGGCATCATGGTGTGGTCCATCGACATGGACGACTTCTCCGGTCGCTGCGGCAGTGGCAAGTACCCGCTGCTGACCGCCCTGAGCGATGAGCTGAAGGGCTACAAGGTGGAGCTGGAATACGATGGACCCTATGAGTCCCACGGCCCCCGCGGAGCCTACACCACCAAAGATC CTCATGACGTGACCTGCGCCGAGGAGGACGGACACATCAGCTACCACAAGGACTGGGCCGACTGCACCCACTACTACATGTGCGAGGGCGAGCGGAAGCACCACATGCCCTGTCCCGCCAACCTGGTCTTCAATCCGCAGGAGAACGTCTGCGATTGGCCCGAGAACGTCGAGGGATGCCACACGCCCACGGAGGCGCCCGCCTAA
- the LOC108035177 gene encoding LOW QUALITY PROTEIN: prominin-like protein (The sequence of the model RefSeq protein was modified relative to this genomic sequence to represent the inferred CDS: inserted 1 base in 1 codon; substituted 1 base at 1 genomic stop codon), which produces MTIRHFLIWLGVPSLQLLLVDCQANHTLRPYKSPFAQESFKEFPKFRPQNKDLEAESRSKDDQNDEYLNSLGPITYVPHLATASLISNSKQVPKGYITKDRNDIGSKVVRDDWAEYLATQPGLKIFIPILFLLFLLVPILGLIYACCCARCKKNQKSSKNTRYCCGILLAILAFLMLXVCNSSKSSEEYIFRTTSDHMHHLYVVNYNQLTRRIEGSMRDEPNATETYIQGEVHAEEIEDLSEVLENMPSIKALMILFNKELGNAGRLATRFRLALQGVKRDLTKFLTSECKNLTWECKDFYQTQKIKKLDMGCLQYDKLPKTKPLIKSVQDVIDSKLITYPLKAAQQLRQIPQAIEDHMSGILDTIKKALDKCAKELQRRYKASLKVLGRVLEEIKKDRDVVAEKSITRSTPGSALRRKLGSTWYGTTIGIIILLMLVPLLLLVSLLVALSSPKVASWLLCISLIAIFILFSIGILLVLFYLVHGALIYQAFCFRRPSPPLTNKYTNPNEYLPENITLVQSLPMLRTSDILQSCVGGESLYNILGFKNIFNVEGLRDDVMKDVRESQEKMENASLPHKLQHIHPKAANVARELLRGHLAKYDSKLFTKHICPELVPELKPGPLPELIGELNNLSEVVESGDTLRNQSIHLSFIQENLGNPLAERVPSLLEILKQLDVLLSGGLGSFAKYLKQLLAKIKQGDEFLRHDAKGVADEVARNISGFVESSLDEYVRMVDEVTKGEMESCEPLTREEDQAKAEYTDLCNRIVKPMNAIWFWLFLFSLLLLPALCCTHFLRCRLKSLRNISEATLVSLGEGNFVAPGMLPLSLPQCECYRYLPVAAETNVDYLEDREDFYVDQLLCWESHXSWSGEMTTVSVVNQSRGIMEDNIGCCFMDWLMQLQQSSCPLVRILILGLVALPVYNTILILVGWRLNSSASSSAERLVLDIRVARSVKRHAPPPPPAPRPPPRLRRRRAPRTPTPNRKMRLPEAHTSQKKPFDSTLQRSRAQEDQYKNLRENLKLVLENLQKPPPLSLPPSPLLPVFVPPEVEPLTPPESLTPPESPRIETEKRRSKFLSGILKRLGLNSFWQRWKTRTGRKKPTTSRASTSSSSFSSTGSSCFYVY; this is translated from the exons ATGACTATTAGGCATTTCCTTATTTGGCTTGGAGTCCCATCCCTTCAGCTGCTGTTGGTTGACTGCCAGGCCAATCATACACTGCGTCCCTACAAAAGTCCGTTTGCACAGGAATCCTTTAAAGAGTTCCCGAAGTTCAGGCCACAAAATAAGGATCTGGAAGCGGAAAGCAGATCGAAAGATGATCAGAACGATGAATATCTGAATTCTTTGGGTCCTATCACGTATGTGCCCCATCTTGCCACGGCCTCCTTAATCTCGAACTCCAAGCAAGTGCCCAAGGGCTATATAACCAAAGATAGGAATGACATTGGATCTAAGGTGGTGAGAGATGACTGGGCGGAGTATTTGGCCACTCAGCCAGGGCTAAAGATATTCATTCCCATATTATTCCTGCTATTTTTGCTGGTACCCATCCTTGG ATTAATTTATGCCTGCTGTTGTGCGCGCTGCAAGAAGAACCAAAAGTCTAGTAAAAACACTCGCTACTGCTGTGGTATCCTCTTAGCCATTTTGGCCTTCTTGATGCTGTAAGTAT GTAACTCGAGCAAGTCAAgtgaagaatatatattccgAACCACCTCTGATCACATGCATCATCTGTATGTTGTCAACTACAATCAGTTAACGAGGAGGATCGAAGGTTCCATGAGGGATGAACCAAATGCCACCGAGACCTATATTCAGGGGGAAGTGCATGCCGAGGAGATCGAAGATCTGAGTGAAGTCCTTGAGAACATGCCGTCGATTAAGGCACTCATGATATTGTTCAATAAGGAGTTGGGCAATGCTGGACGTCTGGCAACTAGGTTTCGTCTTG CTTTGCAAGGGGTGAAAAGGGATCTCACAAAGTTTCTAACCTCGGAATGTAAGAATTTAACCTGGGAGTGCAAGGACTTCTACCAAACCCAAAAGATCAAGAAGCTAGACATGGGATGTCTGCAATATGATAAA TTACCCAAAACAAAACCCCTTATCAAATCTGTTCAAGATGTAATAGACAGCAAGTTAATCACCTACCCGCTAAAGGCAGCTCAGCAGTTGAGACAGATTCCTCAGGCGATCGAAGATCATATGAGTGGCATATTAGACACTATTAAGAAGGCTCTGGATAAGTGCG CAAAGGAACTGCAAAGGCGATACAAAGCATCCTTGAAAGTGTTGGGAAGAGTCCTTGAGGAGATAAAGAAGGATAGGGATGTGGTGGCGGAAAAATCTATAACCAGATCTACTCCAGGTTCTGCCCTGAGAAGAAAACTGGGATCAACATGGTACGGAACCACCATTGGCATCATTATATTATTGATGCTGGTACCTCTTCTCCTGCTGGTCAGTCTCCTGGTGGCTCTGTCCAGTCCAAAAGTGGCCAGTTGGCTGCTCTGCATTTCTTTGATTGCTATTTTCATCCTTTTCTCTATTGGAATTTTACTGGTTCTTTTCTATTTGGTCCACGGAGCTTTGATATATCAAGCCTTTTGCTTTAG GAGACCCTCTCCACCATTGACCAATAAATACACTAATCCGAATGAGTATCTCCCAGAAAATATTACCCTTGTTCAATCACTTCCCATGTTGAGAACCTCGGATATCCTGCAGAGCTGCGTTGGCGGTGAAAGTTTATACAATATTTTGGGTttcaaaaatatctttaacGTAGAAGGCCTTCGCGATGATGTGATGAAGGATGTTCGTGAATCCCAGGAGAAAATGGAGAACGCTTCCTTGCCCCACAAACTTCAGCATATTCATCCCAAGGCAGCGAATGTGGCCCGAGAGTTGTTAAGGGGCCATCTCGCCAAATATGACAGCAAGCTCTTTACAAAACACATATGTCCTGAACTGGTGCCGGAACTGAAGCCAGGTCCCTTGCCTGAGTTGATCGGGGAACTTAATAACCTGTCGGAGGTCGTGGAATCAGGAGACACTCTGAGAAACCAGTCGATTCACCTAAGCTTCATACAAGAAAACCTAGGTAATCCCTTGGCGGAGAGGGTGCCAAGTTTATTGGAAATACTAAAGCAACTGGATGTGCTGCTCTCAGGAGGACTTGGTAGCTTTGCCAAGTACCTGAAgcagctgctggccaagaTCAAGCAGGGCGACGAGTTCCTGCGACACGATGCCAAAGGGGTGGCCGACGAGGTGGCCCGGAATATCAGTGGTTTTGTTGAGTCCAGCCTGGATGAGTACGTTCGCATGGTGGATGAGGTCACCAAGGGCGAGATGGAGAGCTGTGAGCCACTCACCCGAGAGGAGGACCAGGCCAAGGCAGAGTACACCGACCTATGCAATCGGATTGTAAAGCCAATG AATGCCATCTGGTTCTGGCTTTTCCTGTTTtccctgctcctcctgcccGCCCTCTGCTGCACACATTTCCTAAGATGCCGTTTGAAATCCTTAAGGAACATCTCGGAGGCCACGCTGGTTTCCTTGGGAGAGGGCAACTTTGTGGCCCCCGGCATGCTGCCCTTGAGCTTGCCACAATGCGAGTGCTACAGATACCTTCCCGTTGCGGCGGAGACGAATGTCGACTATCTCGAGGACAGGGAAGACTTCTATGTGGATCAG TTGCTGTGCTGGGAGTCGC GGTCCTGGTCGGGTGAGATGACAACCGTGAGTGTGGTTAACCAAAGTCGGGGCATCATGGAGGACAATATTGGCTGCTGTTTCATGGACTGGCtaatgcagctgcagcaatCCTCGTGTCCGCTGGTGAGGATTTTAATACTCGGATTGGTGGCTTTGCCGGTATACAATACGATTTTGATACTGGTGGG CTGGCGCCTAAATTCTAGTGCTTCGAGCAGTGCAGAGCGTTTGGTGCTGGACATACGAGTGGCCCGGTCTGTGAAACGGCATGCTCCACCACCTCCACCAGCTCCAAGGCCACCGCCGCGTCTTCGTAGGCGAAGGGCACCCAGGACGCCAACTCCAAACAGAAAAATGCGATTGCCAGAAGCCCATACCAGCCAAAAGAAGCCCTTTGATTCCACCTTGCAGCGGTCACGGGCGCAGGAGGATCAGTACAAAAATCTTAGGGAGAATCTGAAGTTGGTCTTAGAGAACTTGCAGAAGCCTCCGCCATTGTCATTACCTCCTTCCCCCTTACTACCAGTTTTTGTACCCCCCGAAGTAGAGCCCTTGACCCCGCCTGAGTCCCTAACCCCACCGGAATCCCCCAGAATAGAGACGGAAAAGCGTCGCTCTAAATTTCTTTCGGGGATCTTGAAACGCCTTGGATTGAACTCCTTTTGGCAGAGGTGGAAAACTCGAACGGGCAGGAAGAAACCCACCACTTCAAGGGCCAGCACTTCCTCATCCAGTTTCTCGAGCACGGGTTCCAGCTGCTTCTACGTGTACTAA